The Amphiura filiformis chromosome 12, Afil_fr2py, whole genome shotgun sequence genome includes a region encoding these proteins:
- the LOC140165487 gene encoding uncharacterized protein, giving the protein MAIAELILILGLFGGGGCQPLRLAGSPSHMPNAGRIEISINETWHEICYENNNISSTSDWQWNIDNVIWACQRMGYPGAWLAGRGRFGNGLLQRSVDYFECLKDHGAVLHCYHGPPRNTSCEPGNAAFAICAVPGYKGCFKDQLPRAMPYGTFEQKEEMSVSRCIKHCRTIEGVPKYAAVEDGRQCFCGMADTQYDRHGKEPERDCSQTVCPGDVNQACGGIWKMAVYDITKGFCVELTQPNNGTLFYGATYPDFGSSALFQCDSGFVLIGNNMTQCVIGGDSNEVIWNNDAPPVCVDERYITTTPIPTGKQTPRGGNHGNDGNKRNGSSLFITAIIGAVALALFILILVAIIVCVCLIVRGRKKTRHKHIENATNQQQGRVNQGYTDDNPNNNHVTVAVISNGRQYPSPTRCNGKPPDGTDGEDCRASSADSGIGGLGLVDDEYHGGMSEDHTRTPPEDDINDADILRKDNAGTTFASPDDGVPHEIEEEGEDVVSNISVDGSTGSHGSGHSNGSGHSNATYTAGSDNGLPEEGGQSNQDHTNDNDDKDDDDDGNKDGDGDINKKDARTDRESLKQIEPDISESGYTSDYFALK; this is encoded by the exons ATGGCGATTGCAGAATTGATTTTAATTCTTGGATTATTTGGTGGCGGAg GATGTCAACCCTTACGGCTTGCTGGAAGTCCATCACATATGCCAAATGCTGGAAGGATTGAAATATCTATTAATGAAACGTGGCATGaaatatgttatgaaaataatAACATATCAAGCACATCTGATTGGCAATGGAATATAGATAATGTGATTTGGGCATGTCAACGTATGGGTTATCCTGGTGCGTGGCTCGCTGGTAGAGGACGATTTGGTAACGGACTATTACAACGCTCCGTGGATTACTTCGAGTGCCTAAAAG ACCATGGTGCAGTGTTGCATTGTTATCACGGACCACCTCGTAATACGAGCTGTGAACCTGGGAATGCAGCCTTTGCAATATGTGCAG TTCCAGGCTACAAAGGATGCTTCAAAGATCAATTACCACGCGCAATGCCTTATGGGACGTTTGAACAAAAGGAAGAAATGAGCGTATCTAGATGTATAAAACATTGTCGGACTATCGAGGGTGTCCCAAAATACGCCGCGGTAGAGGATGGTCGTCAGTGCTTTTGTGGTATGGCTGATACTCAATATGATCGCCACGGTAAAGAACCAGAGCGGGATTGCTCACAGACTGTTTGTCCTGGAGATGTAAATCAAGCGTGTGGTGGTATTTGGAAGATGGCTGTGTATGATA TAACAAAAGGCTTTTGTGTCGAGCTGACCCAGCCTAATAACGGAACCCTATTTTATGGAGCGACCTATCCTGACTTTGGTTCTTCAGCTTTGTTTCAATGTGATTCTGGATTTGTGCTCATTGGAAATAACATGACGCAATGTGTGATTGGCGGCGACTCTAATGAAGTCATTTGGAATAATGACGCACCTCCAGTGTGCGTAG ATGAGAGATACATAACAACTACTCCAATCCCAACCGGCAAGCAGACACCACGaggtggtaaccatggtaacgatggTAATAAACGAAATGGATCCAGTCTCTTCATTACAG CAATAATTGGTGCCGTCGCTCTTGCATTGTTTATTCTTATTCTCGTTGCGATCATCGTTTGTGTCTGCCTCATCGTCAG AGGAAGAAAGAAGACTCGACACAAACACATAGAAAACGCCACAAATCAGCAGCAGGGTAGAGTAAACCAAGGATATACGGATGACAATCCGAACAACAACCATGTAACTGTTGCTGTAATCAGCAATGGACGTCAATACCCATCTCCAACCAGATGCAATGGGAAACCACCAGATGGCACCGATGGAGAAGATTGTCGCGCAAGTTCTGCTGATTCTGGCATCGGTGGATTAGGATTAGTTGATGACGAGTATCATGGAGGAATGTCTGAAGATCATACAAGGACTCCTCCTGAAGATGATATAAATGATGCGGATATTCTTCGAAAAGACAATGCAGGAACTACCTTTGCCAGTCCTGATGATGGAGTTCCACATGAGATTGAAGAAGAGGGAGAAGATGTTGTGTCTAATATTAGCGTTGACGGTTCTACAGGTAGCCATGGTAGCGGCCATTCTAATGGCAGTGGCCATTCAAACGCTACTTATACTGCAGGAAGTGACAATGGATTACCCGAAGAGGGTGGTCAGTCTAACCAGGATCATACTAATGAcaatgatgataaagatgatgatgatgatggtaataaaGATGGGGATGGAGATATTAACAAAAAGGATGCAAGAACTGATCGAGAATCGCTAAAACAGATTGAACCTGATATTAGCGAATCTGGATACACTAGTGACTACTTTGCCTTGAAGTGA